One window of Entelurus aequoreus isolate RoL-2023_Sb linkage group LG06, RoL_Eaeq_v1.1, whole genome shotgun sequence genomic DNA carries:
- the cldni gene encoding claudin i translates to MGSVGVQIVCVALGVLGLIGAIVCCAVPKWKVSSFTGANIVTAQTQQEGLWTSCVVQSTGQQQCKIYDSLLVLPSDLQAARAMTIISCMLAALSVLVLFCGADFTTCVENEDAKPKISLVAGVGLMLAGLVLIIPVSWSAHTVVRNFNDPLVAQTQKWELGACIFVGWGAGVLLLLAGGLLCCFSRPKSGGSGGTAKYYSSSASAPNKNYV, encoded by the exons ATGGGATCCGTGGGAGTTCAGATCGTCTGCGTGGCCCTGGGGGTCCTGGGCCTCATCGGCGCCATCGTGTGCTGCGCCGTGCCGAAATGGAAGGTGTCCTCCTTTACGGGCGCCAACATCGTCACCGCGCAG ACCCAACAGGAGGGTCTGTGGACGTCGTGCGTGGTGCAGAGCACGGGTCAGCAGCAGTGCAAGATCTACGACTCCCTGCTGGTGCTGCCCTCTGACCTGCAGGCCGCCCGCGCCATGACCATCATCAGCTGCATGCTGGCCGCCCTCAGCGTGCTCGTCCTCTTCTGCGGCGCCGACTTCACCACCTGCGTGGAAAACGAGGACGCCAAGCCCAAGATCAGCCTGGTGGCTGGCGTGGGCCTGATGCTGGCCGGCCTGGTGCTCATCATCCCCGTCAGCTGGTCGGCGCACACGGTGGTGAGGAACTTCAACGACCCCCTGGTGGCCCAGACCCAGAAGTGGGAGCTGGGGGCCTGCATCTTCGTGGGTTGGGGGGCTggcgtgctgctgctgctggccgGGGGTCTCCTCTGCTGCTTCAGCAGGCCCAAGTCGGGCGGCTCCGGAGGGACCGCCAAGTACTACAGCAGCAGCGCCTCCGCCCCCAACAAGAACTACGTGTGA